CACCAAGCGGCAGTCCATCAGGTTGTAATAGGCCAGTGCCGCTTTATCCTGATAAAACAGCTGCGTAATTTCCTGGCCACGGTTATCTAGCTGTTCAATAGCCTTGCCCTGCCCCAATAGCGCCCGCGCCACTGCATCAAGGGCATAACTGTCAAATTGATAAAAAGCAGCCTTAAGCCAATCAATCCCATCCAAGACTACCCGACCGGGTAAATCTAACGTTTCAGGCCTGAAGGTATCCTTCACTTTCCAGCCCAGTAATTGTCCTCCACGACCCAATGGCAATGACATGTCATAACGGGCAGCACGCCGCCACAACAAAGCCAAATCAAAACTGACAACCGCCCAACCAAGAATAATGTCCGGATCATATTGCGCAAACCAAGTGACAATCCCCTCAAGTAATGCAGCCTCATCTGGGTAATAGCTCACTTCGCCAGCCATGATGCGACCATCCTGCGCCTTTATCTCTGCCCCACTTTCCGAGGTATTATCCCACCCCGGAGCCACCATTAGCACTGTCCGTTGGCAATCACTATAAAAAGCTGCACTATAAAGTGTGCCATCACGGGCACACTCTACATCAAATGACACAGCACGAAGCGGCACAGCCAAGTCTGCAGGCCGTGCCTTGAGTAATTGATAATGGGGCATACATCCAAGCTGCCCCAGCGGCAATACCTGCGCCTCAAAATCCAATTGAATAAAGCGCTCAGCCAGATACCTGTCTTGGGGCTTAGTATCAGTTTCGAATAGCGGTTTTCCAGCATCAGCAGCCATGCGAATCAAACTGCGCAGCGAACTGTATTCTGCGATATACAGCGCACTGACCGGCTCTTTACTGAAACTGATAAGAGGTAACGCATTAGTGCGACGTGGCAAACCACTGGCGGCAAAAAAAGCTTCATCCTGCTGATGACAAAAACAAAGATAATCAGCATCCATGACATCCAGCACCGCAGGCCCATTGGGGGTAGAGACAAAATATCTTAATCTTGTGCCGGTTGACGTATTAACCCGGTGCCGAGTCAGTAAGCGGGCAGAAAGTAACTGGAGGGATGAATTCAGTTGAGGCATAGCACCTTAAGCACATGTAATAACCACTGGGCAGCAGTGTATCATGCCGAGGTTTACCGGTTATCTACCGGAATATTGCAGTATCGGCTCAATCATTCCAGCCAAGACGTTATCACTCATTATTCTGATTAATGGTTTGTGTAGTGAGTATTGCAAAATCAACATAAGAAACAAGCCGTGCATAAGTGGAACACGGTGCACAATTTAACGTTTTGGTATTTATTGATTAATCGCTATCGTGCTTAGCGAGTACCACCGAGCATATCCTGCCAAGCACTATTTATATTTTTGAGGTATGCAGCTAGCGACTATGGCAGCTTAGGTTTAAGGATGTGCTTGTATAAACTGGCTCACCACTTCCATTGCTCCCTGAATCACCATCTGACAGCCGATAACCGCTAAAATCAGCCCCATCAGCCGGGTAATAATATTTAAACTGTTATCCCCTACCCGGCGAATAATACACTCACCATATATAAAGCTAAAAAAGGTGATCAGACATAACAGGGAAAACATGACAATCGTGATTAGAATATGGGGCCAACCGTCCGCGGCACTAAAATTCATTGCGGTTGCAATAGTACCAGGACCAGCCAGTAAAGGAACCGCGAGCGGTGATACGCTAACATCCTCAGCCTGTAAATCATCACCTTTATGTAGCGTATTACCGGCACCTTTTAGCATGTGGTAACCGATAATAAATACAATGACCCCACCGGTGATCCGCAGCGCTGGCAAACTGATGCCAAACAGATGAAAAATCCCTTTTCCCAGCAGGGAGAAAGCACAAACGATGGCAAGGGAAATCAACAGCGCCTTAATCGCCGTTTTTCGCTGTTCCGCTTTGGATTGCTGTGCAGTCAGGCCGACAAAGGCTACTGTATTGGGCAGCGGATTCATAATGGCGAAAAAACCCAAAAATACCGTTAAAGCATGTTGCCAAAGCCCATCCATCTTATCCCCTCCACGTGTCTTAATTCGGTCATCAACCCATCGTTACCATCACAACAATCTATTTGCCCTGCCGTCACGGCGATATGCCAATACCAGTGTGGCACTGCCACCCTCAATATCCAACTAGTTGAAAGCCAATCATTTCAGTCTAACCTATTACCAATACACCATGGCTGTATCTGCAATGTGACAGCAAAAACGCCTGACCGCGCACCTTTACCTGATTCCCGCCACCTAGGTTTACTGTTATTCTATACAGCATTAATCACCAGTTAGAAACTACATGCTGCCGGAAAAAATCAAAACCCAAATCCGCACTATCTATAAAGAGATTGCTGCTGCACTGCCTCACTTCCGCTCCCGCCGTGAACAGAACTATATGGTGGCGGAAATTTCCAAAACACTGGCCGGGGAATACGATAAACACCGGCGCATCATCGTGGTAGAAGCCGGAACAGGTATTGGTAAATCCTTATCTTATATTCTTGGCACAATTCCATTGGCATTGGCCAGTAAAAAGAAAGTCTGTATTGCCACGGCAACGGTGGCCCTGCAGGAGCAGTTGCTACATAAAGATTTGCCGTTTTTCCTGCAACACAGCGGGCTGGATTTTAAATTCGGTCTGGTCAAAGGCCGCCAGCGTTATGTTTGTTTAGCAAAACTGGAAATGCTTATCGGCAGTGACAATGGTGTACAAATGGCTATGTGGCAGACCAAGCCAGATCAAAGTCAGGTTGAGCTGCTGCAAACCCTGCTAAAGGATTACCATGAAGGCCGCTGGAATGGTGAATTGGATACCTTAAAAACGCCAATTCCTGATCACTTGTGGCAGCAAATCGCTTGTGATAAACATAGCTGTCACCGTCAGAACAGCAGTCACCGCCAGTGCCCGTTCCATAAAGCCCGAGAAGATGTCGATAACTGGGATGTACTGATCGCCAACCACAGTTTGCTATTTGCTGATCTCGAGCTGGGAGGCGGTATTATTCTGCCCGAGCCGGAAGACATGTTTTATGTCATTGATGAAGCGCACCATTTGCCGATAGTAGCGCGGGATTTTTCCAGTGCCCAGGCCACAGCCAGAGCCGCCAGTGACTGGTTAGAAAAAACCATCAAACTCAGCGCTAAAATACAAAGCCAGCTGAAAACAACCCACATTATTAGCCCGGTGCAGCAGTTGCAGGATCAGATTGCCGATACTGCAGCTCAGCTAAACCAACTGGCTCAGTTCTGCGACAATCAGGCGGCTAATTTTGCCAATCCAGAGAACCGCTGGCGCTTTGAGCATGGCAAACTGCCTGATCATATTAAACGCCAAGCAGAAAACTTAGCCACCAGCAGTAATCAAGCGCTGAAGCATTACCATAAAATGCAGTCGGTACTGGCTGAGGCGATTAAAGATGGTGAGCTGCCCAAGCATCAGGCTGACAGCTTGACTGCCGACACAGGTTTTATGTTGCAGCGGCTGGAGAATCTGGCCAAGCTGTGGAAAATGATGGCCAAAGA
This region of Shewanella sp. NFH-SH190041 genomic DNA includes:
- the dinG gene encoding ATP-dependent DNA helicase DinG; amino-acid sequence: MLPEKIKTQIRTIYKEIAAALPHFRSRREQNYMVAEISKTLAGEYDKHRRIIVVEAGTGIGKSLSYILGTIPLALASKKKVCIATATVALQEQLLHKDLPFFLQHSGLDFKFGLVKGRQRYVCLAKLEMLIGSDNGVQMAMWQTKPDQSQVELLQTLLKDYHEGRWNGELDTLKTPIPDHLWQQIACDKHSCHRQNSSHRQCPFHKAREDVDNWDVLIANHSLLFADLELGGGIILPEPEDMFYVIDEAHHLPIVARDFSSAQATARAASDWLEKTIKLSAKIQSQLKTTHIISPVQQLQDQIADTAAQLNQLAQFCDNQAANFANPENRWRFEHGKLPDHIKRQAENLATSSNQALKHYHKMQSVLAEAIKDGELPKHQADSLTADTGFMLQRLENLAKLWKMMAKEDNPKGAPMARWIEQMANGKQQDYLFCASPIEVGFMLETMLWEKAAGVVLCSATLQALNRFDHFAHQVGLSLHDGSRYLALQSPFDFENNATLYLPKMRTEPTDDSYTAELAEQIKALVEDETATLVLFASYWQMEKVVDLLEGKLKQPLLVQGTAPRQQLLEKHKQRCDDGQHSIIFGTGSFSEGLDLPGDYLTNLIITKLPFAVPTSPVEQAHSEYIKLKGGNPFLQLTIPDASRKLIQSCGRLLRKEQDYGRIAILDRRLISKRYGASLLDALPPYRRVIE
- a CDS encoding MarC family protein — encoded protein: MDGLWQHALTVFLGFFAIMNPLPNTVAFVGLTAQQSKAEQRKTAIKALLISLAIVCAFSLLGKGIFHLFGISLPALRITGGVIVFIIGYHMLKGAGNTLHKGDDLQAEDVSVSPLAVPLLAGPGTIATAMNFSAADGWPHILITIVMFSLLCLITFFSFIYGECIIRRVGDNSLNIITRLMGLILAVIGCQMVIQGAMEVVSQFIQAHP